A single window of Bufo bufo chromosome 10, aBufBuf1.1, whole genome shotgun sequence DNA harbors:
- the LOC120980900 gene encoding uncharacterized protein LOC120980900 isoform X1: MHLIMPSCVVRGCVCTWKKRDPSIILHCFPKEPEKIRHWLQQTGQYITDQYGIELDKMVEKVYLGKVCNSYRMCSLHFTTDSYYYDGDRKLLRKDAVPSVFNKIKPSTGSALSSTSRDQHIRSALPAGSPKPSITSTTQTYRVEVPVHNKASSQPTTQKMTLVPVVPQHVLFQACRIRKKSNSDRSFHTYSTSATTFEDMQKHSALSCVSQTSSVLRPSASSVLEVPVSLSSVQQNTPAISEYTVSPHSGKLKKPRPASTAKTLSSTKSSCPTISLYSVSSPGISNSGSGKSPYKTLTASQIPLTVGATQPCSMTVLPVSGIVSSVTQTSRPTSGLAQKPPSISVVNIPLDAPSSQPVIPGCQPPSKKRKLEENIVFLDNRTASSYGSSVLPSHCMSQTSNAGKLYFVSTNAPLVQPTCLIQKPKMVDKGVNTDSLINRKGCCCFAADSMYRKRNAQTQTKIHKKHCKIMCSLVPSEPANDLESTLSHVSTEDVGFSDCSSSRSSDCGDDPYDILENVNLDFVKVEVLEDSEIDISEEATSHDYKQEVHIKEENESSAGHAVVSPTLHKRTCTLPDFDISTVKLEQDIKTEEDQFPISSSIQKITNFVPQIPKIERTSPIPNEPLALVWRNPTSWETSAIQTDGLEDLNDSSFYINEMSEDEDESFLLPSDAEDEDDIKPVFQDLDSPVENPVEEEKYIVFESCLKKLIMMIPCRSETKCMSPLTQYRKATIGSYLSIQVRCRSGHTSLLWESQPRHGYQPMGNVLLSAAVLFSGSSFLKSQHMFKLLNLKSIDKSTYYKTQSMYLFPTINHHWKEEQKAVIQSVQERPLCLAGDQQLDNPGSSAKYSIYSLMDVASKKICSFSVQPVIPQVTLEYLEKIGFQKSMGELQTMNAEVKMIVTDRSVAIQEILKNNYPGIIHQLDLWHLSKSIGNEVLMAAKHKDCEILYEWVEAIRNHIWWSSCTCCKNPDLLIEKWKSVLQHVTNVHEWGGDSDCKACHHPPLPEEVVNSANWLKIDSTAHEQLKKIVENTSLLKDLKRLSFLCHTGELEIYHTTCLKYRPKTLHFFLDSMVARTQLAALDHNRNVCRVKEFVKNASSGDALSTMTQGLKSSKGQKSWIIKAVYQPICQHFLFDIMNDVIAFVKEEKTFQ, translated from the exons AT GCATCTCATCATGCCATCCTGTGTTGTGCGTGGTTGTGTTTGCACATGGAAGAAGCGTGATCCTTCTATAATTCTTCATTGTTTTCCAAAAGAACCTGAAAAAATCAGGCATTGGCTGCAACAGACTGGACAATATATCACAGATCAATATGGCATTGAACTTGATAAAATGGTTGAGAAAGTATATCTTGGAAAAGTATGTAACTCCTATAGAATGTGTTCCTTACACTTCACAACTGACAGTTACTACTATGATGGTGATCGAAAGCTTTTAAGAAAGGATGCTGTTCCTtctgtttttaataaaataaagccATCTACGGGGTCGGCACTATCAAGCACTTCTCGTGATCAACACATCCGTTCTGCTCTACCTGCTGGTAGCCCTAAACCATCCATCACTAGTACAACACAAACATATCGGGTTGAGGTTCCAGTCCATAATAAGGCATCCTCACAACCCACCACTCAGAAAATGACTTTAGTTCCTGTGGTTCCTCAACATGTTTTATTTCAAGCCTGTAGAATTAGGAAAAAATCTAATTCAGACAGGTCATTCCATACTTACTCAACTTCAGCCACTACATTTGAGGACATGCAAAAGCATTCTGCCTTATCTTGTGTAAGTCAGACATCATCCGTATTGAGACCTTCTGCCTCATCTGTTTTGGAAGTACCGGTGTCATTATCGTCTGTCCAACAGAACACACCTGCAATTTCAGAATATACAGTATCACCCCATAGTGGCAAACTGAAAAAACCAAGACCAGCTTCCACTGCCAAAACTCTATCTTCCACCAAATCTTCCTGTCCAACAATATCATTATACTCAGTGTCAAGTCCAGGAATCTCTAATTCTGGATCTGGCAAGTCACCCTACAAAACTTTGACCGCTTCACAAATTCCTTTGACTGTTGGTGCAACACAGCCGTGCTCCATGACAGTTCTTCCTGTTTCTGGAATAGTGTCCTCTGTGACACAGACATCAAGACCAACATCAGGTTTGGCACAGAAACCACCCTCTATATCTGTTGTCAATATTCCACTTGACGCACCCTCTTCACAACCTGTAATCCCTGGTTGTCAGCCACCATCAAAGAAAAGAAAACTGGAGGAAAATATTGTTTTCCTGGACAACCGTACTGCATCCTCTTATGGTTCAAGTGTTTTGCCTAGCCATTGTATGAGCCAAACATCTAATGCAGGTAAACTTTATTTTGTATCAACCAATGCCCCATTGGTTCAACCAACTTGTCTGATTCAGAAGCCTAAAATGGTCGACAAGGGTGTCAACACAGATTCCTTAATAAATAGAAAAGGCTGCTGTTGTTTTGCCGCAGACTCAATGTATAGAAAAAGAAATGCACAAACACaaactaaaatacataaaaaacattGTAAAATCATGTGCAGCTTAGTTCCAAGTGAACCAGCTAATGACTTGGAATCAACCTTATCTCATGTCAGTACAGAAGATGTTGGATTTAGTGATTGCAGTTCTTCCAGGTCAAGTGACTGTGGTGATGATCCATATGACATTTTGGAAAACGTCAATTTAGATTTTGTTAAAGTTGAAGTCTTAGAAGATTCTGAAATAGATATATCTGAAGAAGCTACTTCACATGATTATAAACAAGAAGTCCATATCAAAGAAGAAAATGAATCATCTGCAGGGCATGCAGTTGTATCTCCAACACTTCATAAAAGGACCTGTACATTACCAGATTTTGACATCAGTACAGTGAAATTAGAACAGGATATAAAAACAGAAGAGGATCAATTTCCAATTTCTAGTTCCATACAAAAAATCACTAACTTCGTACCACAAATTCCTAAAATTGAAAGGACTTCACCCATTCCAAATGAACCATTGGCTCTGGTTTGGCGAAATCCGACTTCTTGGGAAACATCTGCCATACAGACTGATGGACTAGAGGACCTAAATGACTCCTCGTTCTATATCAATGAAATGAGTGAGGATGAAGATGAATCATTCTTACTTCCAAGTGATGCAGAAGATGAAGACGACATAAAACCTGTGTTCCAGGACTTGGATTCACCAGTGGAGAATCCTGTTGAAGAAGAAAAGTATATTGTTTTTGAATCCTGTCTGAAAAAGCTGATAATGATGATCCCGTGTAGGTCAGAAACAAAGTGTATGTCACCACTTACACAATACAGAAAAGCAACCATTGGATCTTATTTGTCTATACAAGTTCGTTGCAGATCTGGTCATACAAGTTTACTATGGGAAAGCCAGCCAAGACATGGATATCAACCAATGGGAAATGTTCTGTTATCTGCCGCAGTGCTATTTAGCGGTTCAAGTTTTCTAAAATCCCAACATATGTTTAAATTGCTAAATTTGAAATCAATAGACAAAAGTACCTATTATAAAACTCAGTCTATGTACCTGTTTCCTACCATTAATCATCACTGGAAGGAGGAACAAAAAGCAGTCATACAAAGTGTCCAGGAAAGACCACTTTGCTTGGCAGGAGATCAACAATTGGACAATCCTGGATCTTCTGCCAAGTACTCTATATACTCCTTGATGGATGTGGCCAGCAAGAAAATTTGTTCATTTTCAGTACAGCCTGTTATTCCACAAGTGACATTAGAATATTTAGAAAAAATAGGATTTCAGAAGTCTATGGGTGAGCTCCAAACTATGAATGCTGAAGTGAAAATGATTGTTACTGACAGAAGTGTTGCTATTCAGGAAATTCTGAAGAACAATTATCCTGGTATCATTCATCAGTTAGATCTATGGCATCTATCCAAATCAATTGGTAATGAAGTTTTAATGGCAGCCAAACACAAAGACTGTGAAATCTTATATGAATGGGTGGAGGCAATCAGGAACCATATTTGGTGGAGTTCTTGCACTTGTTGTAAAAACCCAGATTTGTTAATTGAAAAATGGAAATCGGTTCTTCAGCATGTTACCAATGTTCATGAGTGGGGTGGTGATAGTGACTGTAAAGCGTGTCATCATCCACCTCTCCCAGAAGAAGTGGTGAACAGTGCAAACTGGTTGAAGATAGACTCAACTGCCCATGAACAACTCAAAAAAATAGTTGAAAATACCAGTCTATTAAAGGACTTAAAACGTCTCTCCTTCCTCTGTCACACTGGAGAGTTAGAGATCTACCATACCACTTGCCTTAAATATCGTCCAAAGACGTTACATTTCTTCCTGGATTCTATGGTAGCACGGACACAACTCGCAGCCCTTGACCACAACAGAAATGTCTGTAGAGTTAAGGAATTTGTGAAAAATGCTTCAAGTGGAGATGCATTAAGTACTATGACACAGGGATTAAAATCCTCGAAAGGTCAAAAGTCATGGATTATAAAGGCTGTGTATCAACCAATTTGCCAACATTTTCTTTTTGACATCATGAATGATGTCATAGCATTTGTCAAAGAGGAGAAGACATTTCAATGA
- the LOC120980900 gene encoding uncharacterized protein LOC120980900 isoform X2 produces MPSCVVRGCVCTWKKRDPSIILHCFPKEPEKIRHWLQQTGQYITDQYGIELDKMVEKVYLGKVCNSYRMCSLHFTTDSYYYDGDRKLLRKDAVPSVFNKIKPSTGSALSSTSRDQHIRSALPAGSPKPSITSTTQTYRVEVPVHNKASSQPTTQKMTLVPVVPQHVLFQACRIRKKSNSDRSFHTYSTSATTFEDMQKHSALSCVSQTSSVLRPSASSVLEVPVSLSSVQQNTPAISEYTVSPHSGKLKKPRPASTAKTLSSTKSSCPTISLYSVSSPGISNSGSGKSPYKTLTASQIPLTVGATQPCSMTVLPVSGIVSSVTQTSRPTSGLAQKPPSISVVNIPLDAPSSQPVIPGCQPPSKKRKLEENIVFLDNRTASSYGSSVLPSHCMSQTSNAGKLYFVSTNAPLVQPTCLIQKPKMVDKGVNTDSLINRKGCCCFAADSMYRKRNAQTQTKIHKKHCKIMCSLVPSEPANDLESTLSHVSTEDVGFSDCSSSRSSDCGDDPYDILENVNLDFVKVEVLEDSEIDISEEATSHDYKQEVHIKEENESSAGHAVVSPTLHKRTCTLPDFDISTVKLEQDIKTEEDQFPISSSIQKITNFVPQIPKIERTSPIPNEPLALVWRNPTSWETSAIQTDGLEDLNDSSFYINEMSEDEDESFLLPSDAEDEDDIKPVFQDLDSPVENPVEEEKYIVFESCLKKLIMMIPCRSETKCMSPLTQYRKATIGSYLSIQVRCRSGHTSLLWESQPRHGYQPMGNVLLSAAVLFSGSSFLKSQHMFKLLNLKSIDKSTYYKTQSMYLFPTINHHWKEEQKAVIQSVQERPLCLAGDQQLDNPGSSAKYSIYSLMDVASKKICSFSVQPVIPQVTLEYLEKIGFQKSMGELQTMNAEVKMIVTDRSVAIQEILKNNYPGIIHQLDLWHLSKSIGNEVLMAAKHKDCEILYEWVEAIRNHIWWSSCTCCKNPDLLIEKWKSVLQHVTNVHEWGGDSDCKACHHPPLPEEVVNSANWLKIDSTAHEQLKKIVENTSLLKDLKRLSFLCHTGELEIYHTTCLKYRPKTLHFFLDSMVARTQLAALDHNRNVCRVKEFVKNASSGDALSTMTQGLKSSKGQKSWIIKAVYQPICQHFLFDIMNDVIAFVKEEKTFQ; encoded by the coding sequence ATGCCATCCTGTGTTGTGCGTGGTTGTGTTTGCACATGGAAGAAGCGTGATCCTTCTATAATTCTTCATTGTTTTCCAAAAGAACCTGAAAAAATCAGGCATTGGCTGCAACAGACTGGACAATATATCACAGATCAATATGGCATTGAACTTGATAAAATGGTTGAGAAAGTATATCTTGGAAAAGTATGTAACTCCTATAGAATGTGTTCCTTACACTTCACAACTGACAGTTACTACTATGATGGTGATCGAAAGCTTTTAAGAAAGGATGCTGTTCCTtctgtttttaataaaataaagccATCTACGGGGTCGGCACTATCAAGCACTTCTCGTGATCAACACATCCGTTCTGCTCTACCTGCTGGTAGCCCTAAACCATCCATCACTAGTACAACACAAACATATCGGGTTGAGGTTCCAGTCCATAATAAGGCATCCTCACAACCCACCACTCAGAAAATGACTTTAGTTCCTGTGGTTCCTCAACATGTTTTATTTCAAGCCTGTAGAATTAGGAAAAAATCTAATTCAGACAGGTCATTCCATACTTACTCAACTTCAGCCACTACATTTGAGGACATGCAAAAGCATTCTGCCTTATCTTGTGTAAGTCAGACATCATCCGTATTGAGACCTTCTGCCTCATCTGTTTTGGAAGTACCGGTGTCATTATCGTCTGTCCAACAGAACACACCTGCAATTTCAGAATATACAGTATCACCCCATAGTGGCAAACTGAAAAAACCAAGACCAGCTTCCACTGCCAAAACTCTATCTTCCACCAAATCTTCCTGTCCAACAATATCATTATACTCAGTGTCAAGTCCAGGAATCTCTAATTCTGGATCTGGCAAGTCACCCTACAAAACTTTGACCGCTTCACAAATTCCTTTGACTGTTGGTGCAACACAGCCGTGCTCCATGACAGTTCTTCCTGTTTCTGGAATAGTGTCCTCTGTGACACAGACATCAAGACCAACATCAGGTTTGGCACAGAAACCACCCTCTATATCTGTTGTCAATATTCCACTTGACGCACCCTCTTCACAACCTGTAATCCCTGGTTGTCAGCCACCATCAAAGAAAAGAAAACTGGAGGAAAATATTGTTTTCCTGGACAACCGTACTGCATCCTCTTATGGTTCAAGTGTTTTGCCTAGCCATTGTATGAGCCAAACATCTAATGCAGGTAAACTTTATTTTGTATCAACCAATGCCCCATTGGTTCAACCAACTTGTCTGATTCAGAAGCCTAAAATGGTCGACAAGGGTGTCAACACAGATTCCTTAATAAATAGAAAAGGCTGCTGTTGTTTTGCCGCAGACTCAATGTATAGAAAAAGAAATGCACAAACACaaactaaaatacataaaaaacattGTAAAATCATGTGCAGCTTAGTTCCAAGTGAACCAGCTAATGACTTGGAATCAACCTTATCTCATGTCAGTACAGAAGATGTTGGATTTAGTGATTGCAGTTCTTCCAGGTCAAGTGACTGTGGTGATGATCCATATGACATTTTGGAAAACGTCAATTTAGATTTTGTTAAAGTTGAAGTCTTAGAAGATTCTGAAATAGATATATCTGAAGAAGCTACTTCACATGATTATAAACAAGAAGTCCATATCAAAGAAGAAAATGAATCATCTGCAGGGCATGCAGTTGTATCTCCAACACTTCATAAAAGGACCTGTACATTACCAGATTTTGACATCAGTACAGTGAAATTAGAACAGGATATAAAAACAGAAGAGGATCAATTTCCAATTTCTAGTTCCATACAAAAAATCACTAACTTCGTACCACAAATTCCTAAAATTGAAAGGACTTCACCCATTCCAAATGAACCATTGGCTCTGGTTTGGCGAAATCCGACTTCTTGGGAAACATCTGCCATACAGACTGATGGACTAGAGGACCTAAATGACTCCTCGTTCTATATCAATGAAATGAGTGAGGATGAAGATGAATCATTCTTACTTCCAAGTGATGCAGAAGATGAAGACGACATAAAACCTGTGTTCCAGGACTTGGATTCACCAGTGGAGAATCCTGTTGAAGAAGAAAAGTATATTGTTTTTGAATCCTGTCTGAAAAAGCTGATAATGATGATCCCGTGTAGGTCAGAAACAAAGTGTATGTCACCACTTACACAATACAGAAAAGCAACCATTGGATCTTATTTGTCTATACAAGTTCGTTGCAGATCTGGTCATACAAGTTTACTATGGGAAAGCCAGCCAAGACATGGATATCAACCAATGGGAAATGTTCTGTTATCTGCCGCAGTGCTATTTAGCGGTTCAAGTTTTCTAAAATCCCAACATATGTTTAAATTGCTAAATTTGAAATCAATAGACAAAAGTACCTATTATAAAACTCAGTCTATGTACCTGTTTCCTACCATTAATCATCACTGGAAGGAGGAACAAAAAGCAGTCATACAAAGTGTCCAGGAAAGACCACTTTGCTTGGCAGGAGATCAACAATTGGACAATCCTGGATCTTCTGCCAAGTACTCTATATACTCCTTGATGGATGTGGCCAGCAAGAAAATTTGTTCATTTTCAGTACAGCCTGTTATTCCACAAGTGACATTAGAATATTTAGAAAAAATAGGATTTCAGAAGTCTATGGGTGAGCTCCAAACTATGAATGCTGAAGTGAAAATGATTGTTACTGACAGAAGTGTTGCTATTCAGGAAATTCTGAAGAACAATTATCCTGGTATCATTCATCAGTTAGATCTATGGCATCTATCCAAATCAATTGGTAATGAAGTTTTAATGGCAGCCAAACACAAAGACTGTGAAATCTTATATGAATGGGTGGAGGCAATCAGGAACCATATTTGGTGGAGTTCTTGCACTTGTTGTAAAAACCCAGATTTGTTAATTGAAAAATGGAAATCGGTTCTTCAGCATGTTACCAATGTTCATGAGTGGGGTGGTGATAGTGACTGTAAAGCGTGTCATCATCCACCTCTCCCAGAAGAAGTGGTGAACAGTGCAAACTGGTTGAAGATAGACTCAACTGCCCATGAACAACTCAAAAAAATAGTTGAAAATACCAGTCTATTAAAGGACTTAAAACGTCTCTCCTTCCTCTGTCACACTGGAGAGTTAGAGATCTACCATACCACTTGCCTTAAATATCGTCCAAAGACGTTACATTTCTTCCTGGATTCTATGGTAGCACGGACACAACTCGCAGCCCTTGACCACAACAGAAATGTCTGTAGAGTTAAGGAATTTGTGAAAAATGCTTCAAGTGGAGATGCATTAAGTACTATGACACAGGGATTAAAATCCTCGAAAGGTCAAAAGTCATGGATTATAAAGGCTGTGTATCAACCAATTTGCCAACATTTTCTTTTTGACATCATGAATGATGTCATAGCATTTGTCAAAGAGGAGAAGACATTTCAATGA